From a region of the Bacillus sp. E(2018) genome:
- a CDS encoding effector binding domain-containing protein: MRFQEVVKKAFVIVGYSSVGKWDGELVYTIPSLWKRAASFIGEEGVDKIVGVCLSPRSNQYFYTCGIEIDSVDFRKVKEDMTLHTFPEHKYVVFTHRGQAKNIKATYEKIWSVIGMDIALKQVCLR; encoded by the coding sequence ATGAGATTTCAAGAAGTGGTAAAGAAAGCATTTGTAATAGTCGGGTACAGTTCGGTAGGAAAATGGGATGGTGAGTTGGTCTATACGATACCAAGTTTGTGGAAGAGAGCTGCATCATTTATTGGAGAAGAGGGAGTGGATAAAATAGTAGGAGTTTGTTTATCACCTAGAAGTAACCAATACTTCTACACCTGTGGGATTGAGATCGATAGTGTTGACTTTCGTAAAGTGAAGGAAGATATGACCCTCCATACGTTTCCAGAGCACAAGTATGTGGTGTTTACTCACAGAGGACAGGCTAAAAATATCAAGGCTACCTATGAAAAAATCTGGAGCGTGATAGGAATGGATATAGCATTAAAGCAGGTATGCCTGAGATAG
- a CDS encoding sigma-70 family RNA polymerase sigma factor: MENPNLWGSYSYHSKEDLISELMREYGTDVLRLAFSYVKNWTQAEDIAQLTFIKCYDHLHQFKGRNMKSWLLKITSNSCKDYLRSWHYRHTVISDKIKDVLKVDSPEQILLEKDDNEQLAQVVLHLPLKYREIIYLHYFEGISLIDISDMLELNINTVKSRHKRAKELFKKKYLERMD, from the coding sequence ATGGAAAATCCAAACTTATGGGGGTCGTATAGTTACCACTCTAAAGAAGACTTAATATCTGAGTTGATGCGTGAATACGGTACGGATGTTTTACGATTAGCTTTTAGTTATGTGAAAAACTGGACTCAAGCGGAAGATATTGCTCAGTTGACCTTTATTAAATGCTATGATCATTTACATCAATTTAAAGGTCGGAATATGAAAAGTTGGTTATTAAAAATAACTTCTAATAGCTGCAAGGACTATCTCAGGAGTTGGCATTATAGGCATACTGTTATCTCGGATAAAATTAAAGATGTTCTAAAAGTGGATTCACCCGAACAAATCCTTCTTGAGAAAGATGACAATGAGCAACTAGCGCAAGTTGTTCTTCATTTACCTTTGAAGTATCGAGAGATCATCTACCTACATTATTTTGAAGGTATATCTTTAATCGATATCAGCGATATGCTGGAGTTAAACATAAATACTGTTAAGAGTAGGCATAAGCGTGCTAAGGAATTGTTTAAAAAGAAGTATCTTGAAAGGATGGATTAA
- a CDS encoding GNAT family protein: protein MEHITTERLLLREWRISDNGDLYEYAKSERVGPNAGWKPHKSEEESKEIIQMFIEDNDSYTIVLKETDTVIGGIGLHERAPYENLTYVKQKEIGYVLHPVYWGEGIVPEAVKSLLKHGFEELDLDLIWCGHYDYNHNSRRVNEKCGFTYQFDKKTVLNRLDGREVTSLYYSITKEDYFKSLIPKPQ from the coding sequence ATGGAGCATATAACGACGGAAAGATTGTTGCTTCGCGAATGGCGAATCTCGGACAATGGAGATTTATACGAATATGCCAAAAGTGAACGTGTAGGTCCGAACGCAGGATGGAAGCCTCATAAAAGTGAAGAGGAAAGCAAAGAGATCATCCAGATGTTTATAGAGGATAACGATTCGTATACGATCGTTTTAAAAGAGACGGATACAGTGATTGGTGGGATCGGTCTTCATGAGAGAGCACCGTATGAGAACCTTACATATGTAAAGCAAAAAGAGATCGGTTATGTGTTACATCCTGTCTATTGGGGAGAGGGCATTGTTCCCGAAGCGGTGAAGAGCTTGTTGAAACATGGTTTTGAAGAATTGGACCTCGATCTTATATGGTGCGGCCATTATGACTACAATCACAATTCAAGACGAGTGAACGAGAAGTGTGGGTTCACTTATCAATTTGACAAGAAAACTGTCTTAAATCGTTTAGATGGCAGAGAAGTTACGAGTCTATATTACTCGATAACAAAAGAAGATTACTTCAAAAGTCTGATCCCTAAACCACAGTAA
- a CDS encoding MBL fold metallo-hydrolase has product MQNYICKTCGVQYESTQHEPTSCSICKEEGQYVSSKGQFWTTLEAMVESGNYQTEVSVGEENLYRVQTNPSFGIGQTAYLVKGHGYNVLWDCVSYIDEDTIEAIQQLGGIDAIALSHPHYYSTQVEWAETFDAALYIHEDDKKWVTRTSERIVFWSGDTLELSEGIILQRIGGHFKGGTILEWKDGNRQQGVLLCGDIVRIVADRDWVSFMYSYPNFIPLPSDTVERIAHRMEELSFTRIYDAFNRVIKEDAAEVVQRSAKRYVDALNGVLFHT; this is encoded by the coding sequence ATGCAAAACTATATTTGTAAGACATGTGGGGTTCAATATGAGAGCACTCAACATGAACCAACTTCATGTTCCATCTGTAAAGAAGAAGGGCAGTATGTGAGTTCAAAAGGACAATTCTGGACCACATTAGAAGCGATGGTTGAGAGCGGGAACTATCAAACAGAAGTGAGTGTTGGAGAGGAGAATCTCTATCGTGTTCAGACGAACCCGAGTTTTGGGATCGGCCAAACCGCATACCTCGTAAAGGGTCATGGGTATAACGTGTTATGGGATTGTGTGAGTTACATCGATGAAGATACGATAGAAGCCATTCAGCAACTTGGGGGTATCGATGCGATCGCATTATCCCATCCTCATTATTATTCGACTCAAGTGGAATGGGCTGAAACATTTGATGCCGCTCTCTACATACATGAAGATGATAAGAAGTGGGTGACGAGAACGAGTGAAAGAATCGTGTTCTGGTCGGGTGACACGCTCGAACTCAGTGAAGGGATCATCCTTCAGCGGATCGGTGGTCATTTTAAGGGAGGTACCATCTTAGAATGGAAAGACGGAAACCGCCAACAAGGCGTTCTTCTCTGTGGCGATATCGTTCGAATTGTAGCGGACCGGGATTGGGTCAGTTTCATGTACAGCTATCCAAACTTTATTCCATTACCGAGTGATACAGTCGAGCGGATCGCACATCGCATGGAAGAATTATCTTTCACTCGCATCTATGATGCCTTTAATCGTGTGATCAAAGAAGATGCTGCAGAAGTTGTTCAACGTTCAGCGAAGAGATACGTTGATGCGCTAAACGGAGTATTATTTCATACGTAA
- a CDS encoding histidinol phosphate phosphatase domain-containing protein, protein MKVDYHLHLEEGPYSFRWLDRTNLALDHFHPLQEKPHTIEWLKKAESRINNRLNKGCYSEEWLDLYLEEALNKGIKEVGIVDHLYRFRETRSYYEKYMDVTSPEIGPLQQKWLDQVMTESIYEFVTAINQAKKRWEQKGVILRLGIESDYFPECEDELRELLSLVEWDYIIGSVHFLNGWGFDNPETQDRFQSLDLLNTYEEFFGVVEKAIKSNLFDFVAHLDNLKVFNHRPDEEKLLPFYHQIADALVETDTATEINAGLFYRYPVKEMCPSPSFLSVLVNKGVLFTLSSDAHFPDDLGKHVSDNVNTLKNLGCKELVTFHKRRRIMKPIQ, encoded by the coding sequence TTGAAAGTTGATTATCATTTACATCTAGAAGAAGGGCCGTATTCCTTTCGATGGCTAGACCGAACTAACCTTGCATTAGATCACTTTCATCCATTACAAGAAAAACCACATACGATTGAGTGGTTAAAAAAAGCGGAATCTAGAATCAATAACAGGTTAAACAAAGGATGTTATTCGGAAGAATGGCTCGACCTCTATTTAGAAGAAGCACTTAATAAGGGGATAAAAGAAGTGGGGATCGTCGACCATCTTTACCGGTTCCGTGAAACACGGTCTTATTACGAAAAATATATGGATGTTACTTCTCCTGAGATCGGACCCCTTCAACAAAAGTGGCTTGACCAGGTGATGACTGAATCCATCTACGAATTTGTTACAGCTATTAATCAGGCAAAGAAACGATGGGAACAAAAAGGCGTTATCCTCCGATTGGGTATAGAAAGTGATTATTTTCCTGAATGTGAGGATGAGCTCAGAGAACTTTTATCTCTGGTAGAGTGGGATTATATCATCGGTTCGGTCCATTTCTTGAACGGATGGGGTTTTGACAACCCGGAAACACAAGACCGATTCCAGAGTTTAGACCTACTCAATACGTATGAAGAGTTCTTTGGAGTAGTCGAAAAGGCGATTAAGAGTAACCTCTTTGACTTTGTAGCGCATCTTGATAATCTAAAGGTCTTTAATCATCGACCGGATGAAGAAAAGCTGCTCCCTTTCTATCATCAAATCGCAGATGCTTTAGTTGAAACAGACACGGCAACCGAGATCAATGCAGGTCTCTTCTATCGCTACCCGGTAAAAGAGATGTGTCCAAGTCCATCATTTCTATCCGTCCTTGTTAATAAAGGCGTCCTATTTACTTTATCTTCTGATGCTCATTTTCCAGATGATCTAGGGAAGCACGTTTCAGACAACGTAAACACCTTAAAGAATTTAGGATGTAAAGAACTTGTCACCTTCCATAAAAGAAGAAGAATCATGAAACCCATACAATAA
- a CDS encoding DeoR/GlpR family DNA-binding transcription regulator — translation MNIVSEKRRFEILNQLETNGKVFVTQLADQFGVTPETIRRDLDELEQKGILKRVHGGAVKSASMHYEPPFTKRQNTSAHEKRKIGQKAASTIKDGETIVLDGGTTTLELAKAINGVKQLTVLTNSMAAAHVLNNSLFTKRFEGSVILIGGTLNAAQQSVSGSMAIAFLEQYRVDKAYLSCGGVSMDVVTDYDNEEALISKKMIEIAQSSYLLADHSKFNRHSFSVIAPIERFQHIITDVPSIEGWDHYIEETGIDWIIAKEAASIES, via the coding sequence ATGAACATCGTTTCAGAGAAAAGACGGTTCGAAATCTTAAATCAACTCGAGACGAACGGAAAAGTTTTTGTTACTCAATTAGCGGATCAGTTTGGAGTAACACCAGAGACGATCAGAAGAGACTTAGATGAATTAGAACAAAAAGGTATATTAAAACGTGTGCATGGAGGAGCAGTTAAATCTGCTAGCATGCATTATGAACCGCCTTTTACAAAAAGACAGAACACAAGCGCTCATGAAAAAAGAAAGATTGGTCAAAAAGCAGCTTCCACCATTAAAGATGGCGAAACTATCGTTCTTGATGGTGGAACTACTACGCTAGAACTTGCAAAAGCCATCAATGGTGTGAAACAACTTACCGTATTAACGAATTCAATGGCAGCCGCTCACGTCTTAAATAACTCCCTTTTTACTAAAAGGTTTGAAGGGAGTGTGATCTTAATCGGTGGAACCTTGAATGCTGCGCAACAATCGGTTTCAGGTTCGATGGCTATTGCTTTTCTAGAACAATATAGGGTCGATAAGGCTTATCTTTCATGTGGTGGAGTTTCTATGGATGTTGTAACAGATTATGATAACGAGGAAGCTCTTATATCAAAAAAGATGATTGAGATTGCTCAAAGCAGTTATTTGTTAGCCGATCATTCAAAGTTTAACAGACATTCCTTTTCAGTAATTGCACCCATTGAGCGGTTTCAACATATCATTACGGATGTTCCCTCTATTGAAGGCTGGGATCATTACATTGAAGAAACAGGGATAGATTGGATTATAGCAAAGGAGGCGGCATCCATTGAAAGTTGA
- a CDS encoding ABC transporter ATP-binding protein has product MSFLTINNLSLAFGEVKVLKELSLSIEEGELVTLLGPSGCGKSTLLRSIAGLVDPNNGSIVIDDKEVISMNPKDREVGMVFQSYALFPNLTVEENIAFGLKMKKLNKGEIQKKVKSIIDLVGLNGKERSYPRELSGGQQQRAALARALVVEPKVLLLDEPLSALDAQIRARLQNQIRDIQQKLGITMVFVTHDQEEAMAISDRIFLMNNGEIAQSGSPVEIYTRPNSEFVARFMGHYNVLHADELQQIIGFDAGFQGNLFGIRPEAFTETNIQGDAIKVTGEVQKVSLLGNVVRYQLRTGTQHFSAEHLHRSQEYTKSGDVKTLYLSKEDVIPLT; this is encoded by the coding sequence ATGAGTTTTTTAACAATCAACAACCTTTCTTTAGCCTTTGGTGAAGTAAAAGTATTAAAAGAACTCTCTTTATCCATTGAAGAAGGTGAACTCGTCACCCTTCTCGGCCCGAGTGGATGTGGGAAGTCAACCCTCCTCCGCTCAATTGCAGGGTTAGTCGATCCGAACAATGGATCAATTGTGATTGATGATAAAGAGGTCATATCGATGAATCCAAAGGATCGAGAAGTAGGTATGGTCTTTCAATCATACGCTCTTTTTCCTAACTTAACTGTAGAAGAAAATATTGCTTTTGGTTTAAAAATGAAAAAGTTGAACAAAGGCGAGATTCAAAAGAAAGTGAAAAGTATAATAGACCTTGTTGGCTTAAACGGAAAGGAACGTTCCTATCCACGTGAGCTATCGGGAGGACAGCAACAACGGGCAGCATTGGCTAGAGCCCTTGTGGTAGAACCAAAAGTTCTTCTATTAGATGAACCTCTGAGTGCTCTAGATGCGCAGATTCGTGCTAGACTTCAAAATCAGATCAGAGACATCCAACAAAAACTAGGAATCACAATGGTTTTCGTTACTCATGATCAAGAAGAAGCAATGGCGATTTCTGATCGTATATTCTTGATGAATAATGGAGAGATCGCACAGAGTGGCTCTCCTGTCGAGATATATACGCGTCCAAACAGTGAGTTTGTTGCAAGATTTATGGGTCATTATAACGTGTTGCATGCGGACGAGCTACAACAGATTATAGGTTTTGATGCTGGGTTCCAGGGAAATCTATTTGGTATTCGCCCTGAAGCATTTACTGAAACGAACATCCAAGGTGACGCCATTAAGGTTACAGGTGAAGTACAGAAAGTATCGTTACTCGGGAATGTTGTTCGGTATCAGTTAAGAACGGGCACCCAACATTTTTCCGCAGAACATCTGCATAGAAGTCAAGAGTATACGAAGAGCGGTGATGTTAAAACCCTTTATCTCTCAAAAGAGGATGTGATTCCACTAACATGA
- a CDS encoding ABC transporter permease: MRIHKTIVTLTFLYLFIPLLATFLYSLSTTWNETILPEGLTLKWFVDLYNDPRFIDALWRTIQLTGGTMIVSILIMVPAIFAITVYAPKYEKWLQTIVLFPYAMPGVVAAVGLLSIYSKSGLPMVIVLAGSYFVLILPFMYQGVRNSLRTVNAKTLVEAAELLGASRSTAFWKVIVPNITPGIMVSSLLSFSVLFGEFVLANILVGGSFETIQIYLYRRLRESGHLSSAIVVSYFLLLLILSWIMVRFSRRGTLKLKKKEPIV; encoded by the coding sequence ATGCGTATCCATAAAACCATTGTTACGCTTACGTTTTTGTATTTATTCATTCCATTGCTAGCGACTTTTCTTTATTCTTTGTCGACAACTTGGAATGAGACGATTCTTCCAGAAGGACTGACACTAAAATGGTTTGTAGACCTATATAACGATCCACGTTTTATAGACGCACTATGGCGGACGATCCAACTTACTGGAGGAACGATGATTGTTTCTATCTTAATTATGGTTCCAGCTATATTCGCCATTACGGTTTATGCTCCCAAATATGAAAAATGGTTACAGACCATCGTTCTTTTTCCTTATGCAATGCCAGGAGTAGTAGCCGCAGTTGGGTTATTAAGTATTTATTCAAAAAGTGGCCTACCGATGGTTATTGTTCTTGCAGGATCTTATTTCGTTCTTATCCTTCCCTTTATGTATCAAGGTGTGAGAAATAGTTTAAGAACAGTAAACGCAAAAACACTTGTAGAAGCAGCTGAACTTTTAGGCGCTTCTCGAAGTACAGCTTTTTGGAAAGTGATTGTACCAAACATAACACCTGGTATTATGGTAAGTTCACTCTTATCATTTTCTGTATTGTTCGGTGAGTTTGTACTTGCCAATATCTTAGTAGGCGGAAGTTTTGAAACGATTCAGATCTATTTGTACCGTCGCTTGAGAGAATCTGGACACCTATCGAGTGCTATCGTCGTCTCATATTTCTTATTGCTACTGATACTGAGCTGGATCATGGTTAGGTTTAGTCGTAGAGGAACCTTGAAATTAAAGAAAAAGGAGCCGATCGTATGA
- a CDS encoding ABC transporter permease subunit produces MKKKINGFLWLSATPFFVLIIGFLFLPFIAMIISSFKKNGEAGFSLFNYTEVFTNKFYLQAIGNSVLISFTASFIGILVAIFVAYSFTKFSPKVQERLLLLANMTSNFAGVPLAFAYIVLLGTSGLFTILFNELSIGFLQGFNLYSWFGLVIIYIYFQIPLAIMLLYPIYLGIEKRWKEAATLLGASPLQFWLKIGIPFILPGIAGTFSILFANAMGAYATAYALVGSNFNLLPIRIGALISGDIFAQPELGSALAVFLGVSMIIALLLNEWLMRLVRRDLA; encoded by the coding sequence ATGAAGAAAAAAATAAATGGATTTCTATGGTTATCCGCAACACCCTTTTTTGTTTTGATTATTGGTTTCTTATTTCTTCCGTTCATTGCGATGATCATCTCAAGCTTTAAAAAAAATGGTGAGGCCGGTTTTTCTCTATTCAACTACACTGAAGTTTTTACAAATAAATTTTATCTACAGGCAATAGGAAATTCGGTATTGATTTCATTCACAGCAAGTTTTATCGGTATACTAGTAGCCATATTCGTTGCGTATTCGTTTACAAAGTTCTCACCAAAAGTTCAAGAACGTTTGTTGTTACTTGCGAATATGACTTCAAACTTCGCTGGAGTCCCTTTGGCCTTTGCTTACATTGTTCTACTAGGGACAAGCGGATTATTTACGATATTATTTAACGAACTAAGCATCGGTTTTCTTCAAGGATTTAATTTATACTCTTGGTTTGGACTAGTCATTATCTATATCTATTTTCAGATTCCGCTTGCTATCATGCTCTTATACCCGATCTATCTTGGTATTGAAAAAAGGTGGAAAGAAGCAGCAACCTTACTAGGAGCTTCTCCCCTGCAATTTTGGTTGAAGATTGGCATTCCGTTCATCTTACCCGGAATCGCCGGGACCTTTAGTATCCTTTTTGCGAACGCGATGGGAGCTTATGCGACTGCTTATGCCCTTGTAGGGAGTAATTTTAATCTCCTTCCGATAAGGATCGGAGCTTTGATATCAGGTGATATTTTCGCACAACCTGAATTAGGTAGTGCGCTAGCCGTATTCTTAGGCGTTTCGATGATTATCGCTCTTCTACTCAATGAATGGCTGATGCGCCTTGTAAGGAGGGATCTAGCGTGA
- a CDS encoding alkaline phosphatase family protein → MSNKLAFIMLDGLQYKTAVEQMGYLGHLVEQKIAARYLVKSEVPSMSRPLYEVLLTGTLPHKNGILTNQTVRLSKEESLFHLTKKNGLTNATASYYWVSELYNKAPFVQLTDRFQNDEDRTIQHGIFYSEDHYPDSHLFADAHYLMETYEPDFLYVHSMNIDDTGHKYTADSKEYRGSAIRADIILANILPQWIENGYQIIITADHGMNDDGDHGGTLNDVRDVPLLVISDKVRPDDYDQVVRQLNLAPLACHLLGISPSKEMIKVELPGLLNQ, encoded by the coding sequence ATGTCAAATAAACTAGCGTTTATCATGTTAGATGGCCTTCAATACAAAACAGCCGTTGAACAGATGGGCTATTTAGGTCACCTAGTCGAACAGAAAATAGCAGCTCGTTATCTTGTTAAATCTGAAGTGCCAAGTATGTCAAGACCTCTTTATGAGGTCTTGCTTACTGGTACTCTACCTCATAAAAATGGCATACTGACGAACCAAACCGTTCGTTTATCTAAAGAAGAGAGTCTGTTTCATCTAACAAAGAAGAACGGATTAACAAACGCAACAGCTTCCTACTATTGGGTTAGCGAATTATACAATAAAGCACCATTTGTACAATTAACCGACCGCTTTCAAAATGACGAAGATAGAACCATTCAACATGGTATTTTTTATTCAGAAGATCATTATCCTGACTCTCATTTATTTGCAGACGCACATTATCTAATGGAAACGTATGAACCAGATTTTTTATATGTTCACTCTATGAACATTGACGATACGGGACATAAATATACAGCAGACTCTAAAGAGTACAGAGGATCAGCCATTCGTGCGGATATTATACTAGCTAATATCTTACCTCAGTGGATAGAAAACGGTTATCAGATTATTATTACGGCCGATCATGGCATGAACGATGACGGTGACCACGGTGGAACATTGAATGATGTTAGGGATGTTCCTCTTCTTGTGATTTCAGACAAAGTACGACCTGATGATTATGATCAGGTGGTCAGACAGTTGAACTTGGCACCATTGGCTTGTCACTTGTTAGGGATATCTCCTTCTAAAGAGATGATAAAGGTTGAACTTCCTGGTTTATTGAATCAGTAA
- a CDS encoding extracellular solute-binding protein produces the protein MKLNNFAKTSIASLLSISLLAGCGQSNDNQDKTQENQNLSLEQITKKAKEEGQVDSVGMPDSWANWIETWKDIKTKYGINHKDTDMSSAEELAKFESAGPGGPDIGDVGLSFGPLAKEKGLTQPYKTKTWDDIPKWAKDEEGHWAASYQGTISFITDKDRVKNPPKSWADLEKGNYKVAVGDVMKANQAQFAVLAAAMANGGDESDIEPGIKYFSKLAKDNRLSVSDVTVANLEKGEVDVAILWDFNSLGYRDQIDKNRFEVTIPNDVSVVSGYTTIINKDAKHPNAAKLTREFILSDEGQANLARGYARPIRENVEIPADAKSKLLPEDMYKNAKPVKDMKKWDETMKSLPQMWQEKVLINVK, from the coding sequence ATGAAACTGAACAACTTTGCAAAAACATCGATTGCAAGTTTGCTGTCCATTTCACTTTTAGCAGGCTGTGGTCAGAGTAATGATAATCAAGACAAGACTCAAGAAAATCAAAATTTAAGTTTAGAGCAGATCACAAAAAAGGCAAAAGAAGAAGGCCAAGTGGACAGTGTGGGTATGCCTGATTCATGGGCAAACTGGATTGAAACATGGAAAGATATCAAAACAAAATACGGGATTAATCATAAAGACACTGACATGTCTAGTGCTGAGGAGTTAGCGAAATTTGAATCAGCTGGCCCTGGTGGACCGGATATTGGAGACGTTGGTCTATCATTCGGACCTCTTGCAAAAGAAAAAGGATTGACTCAACCCTATAAAACAAAAACATGGGACGATATCCCAAAATGGGCAAAAGATGAAGAAGGTCATTGGGCTGCAAGTTACCAAGGTACCATTTCGTTTATTACGGACAAAGACCGTGTAAAGAATCCTCCAAAGTCATGGGCAGATTTAGAAAAAGGTAATTATAAAGTAGCTGTTGGAGACGTTATGAAAGCAAACCAAGCACAATTTGCAGTTCTTGCTGCAGCAATGGCCAATGGAGGAGACGAAAGCGATATTGAGCCAGGAATTAAGTATTTCTCTAAACTTGCGAAAGATAACCGACTTTCTGTTTCTGATGTTACGGTTGCGAACTTAGAAAAAGGAGAAGTAGACGTTGCGATTTTATGGGATTTCAATTCTCTAGGATACCGCGATCAAATTGATAAAAATCGTTTTGAAGTAACGATTCCAAATGATGTTTCCGTTGTTAGTGGTTATACAACCATCATTAATAAGGACGCAAAACATCCTAATGCAGCTAAGTTAACAAGAGAATTTATTCTCTCTGACGAAGGACAAGCTAATCTGGCACGAGGATATGCACGTCCGATACGAGAGAATGTAGAAATTCCAGCAGATGCGAAAAGTAAACTGTTGCCAGAAGATATGTACAAAAACGCAAAGCCCGTTAAAGATATGAAAAAATGGGATGAAACGATGAAATCACTACCACAGATGTGGCAAGAGAAGGTTCTCATCAATGTCAAATAA
- a CDS encoding permease: MTRLKKYRLFLFLLFGLLLLAILNKKLALQSVELTAKSLLDMLLLLPPVFILVGLLDQWVKKETLIKYMGKGSGVKGILITLLLATVAAGPLYIAFPIAILLLKKGAGVRNIVFFLGAWSTVKLPVLIYEFTSFGAEFTLLHITFGLLFCYLTGMLFEKIYTQEKLLQQNRTIDI, encoded by the coding sequence ATGACAAGATTAAAAAAATATCGATTGTTCTTGTTTTTATTATTCGGCCTTTTACTTCTAGCTATACTTAATAAAAAATTGGCTTTACAGTCCGTGGAGTTAACCGCGAAAAGTCTATTGGATATGTTACTTCTCCTGCCCCCAGTCTTTATCCTTGTAGGGTTGTTGGATCAATGGGTGAAGAAAGAAACACTCATCAAATATATGGGTAAAGGATCTGGCGTAAAAGGAATTCTTATCACGCTTCTACTAGCAACTGTAGCGGCAGGTCCTCTCTATATAGCCTTTCCAATTGCCATACTACTTCTTAAGAAAGGAGCGGGTGTTCGGAATATCGTGTTCTTCTTAGGGGCATGGTCCACAGTAAAATTACCTGTACTGATCTATGAGTTCACTTCATTCGGAGCTGAATTCACTCTTCTACACATTACTTTTGGTCTTCTGTTCTGTTATTTGACTGGCATGCTTTTTGAAAAAATCTATACCCAAGAAAAGTTACTGCAGCAAAATAGAACAATTGATATTTAA
- a CDS encoding helix-turn-helix transcriptional regulator yields MKHTGKHTGAFLLLFLTEGDNYGGKLLQKCREELPNNPIDSPILYRTLKQLEKEGCIESYLDSTDADKPVKMYRMTEIGRTKLEEFQTDIEEKMKNLTFFMQKYKDWKEQ; encoded by the coding sequence TTGAAACATACAGGCAAACATACCGGTGCTTTTTTATTGTTATTTTTAACAGAGGGAGATAACTATGGAGGAAAACTTCTACAGAAATGTAGAGAAGAACTTCCGAACAACCCCATCGATAGTCCGATCCTATATCGCACGCTGAAGCAGTTGGAGAAAGAAGGTTGTATCGAGTCTTATCTAGATTCAACGGATGCAGATAAACCTGTTAAGATGTACAGAATGACTGAGATTGGTAGAACGAAACTTGAAGAATTTCAAACAGACATCGAAGAAAAGATGAAGAATCTAACATTCTTCATGCAGAAATATAAAGATTGGAAAGAGCAATAA